The genomic stretch aagggttttacggtttagtagagagaccgtcacatttcgcccttaaatccttaatacttgacgaaaattcgaaaGAAATACATGGTTATATTCCTAACATGGTCAATTACTCATTTATAATGTCAATTTCAGGAGACAAATCCATCTGAGgcgaaagccccaaattttcgaaataaatgggtatataaaccctaattttcgacccaaaatcaaagttcaaatgcaaaataaagcaagtacaagacacataccttgtagtcatgatttatggcaagaTTTAATCAAGTTTTGACGGAATTTGGTCGGAATTGGTTGAGTTTTTGAAGAAAAGAAATATATTTGTtttttgaaatgaaaaacaaacgCGGCTTAAGTCGGGTTTTTACCCGGACAGGGACGAACCCCGGGAGAAGACGCAGCACccgatgcgcctcttccaaaggtcgcagcttttgctgcgccttttcctcagcaGGTTTCTTCAGAAATTTGTTACAAGTTCGATATTTTTGGGCCCGGGCTTCATGTGCCTCTTCCTCAACATATGACTTCTCTTTGGGCGTTCTCTTCGTTCGGATCAGCATTTTCTCTTCAACAGACTACCGAGAACCACGACATTTTGTTCCTCACGAGagttcatgatcactaaatataGTTCATTGGCTCCTCCTTTTTATCGGAGTTTTGCTTACGACGACccgagcggattttctcctcagcggtgctaaggacgcgccgttgtcgaTCAAACACCTTTATTCTCCTCAGCGATGATAAGGACGCGTCGTTGACGATCTATTATTTTCTCTTCTGCAATGCtaaggacgcgccgttgtcgaATCAATATATGATTCTTCCCCACGGAGTTTAAGATAAAATTCTCCGAGGAGTATTTGTACCTTCGAATCCTTCACCCAGGGGTgtttcaggtatggtttcttcttatggctggcgagctttctttcgtagtctaatggactttaaatgaccctccccgatagtcgacagactctaaaatgttaccgacgacaggtccttggttcagaccccttgagccgccttgcatcgccatagtcgtcaggttgtaatcttcgattgacctgatggctatactttgactttcgccttatccaaacctcagtcaaagtgggggctttgtagatacctcatttctacacctctcgcCAACCAcccgtgatgattgggccacatgtttgataCGCAAaacgattttatgacagtccataagttcattgacacgtgatagctcaaacactcgagtcaaccccttggtcgtcatctatgcaccaatatggtcgttttgacagtaattagagttcatttggagtctgggtcaaaaaacgcttcattttctaaaaaccgtttaaatgccgagtcggaatattccggaatgttctagaattctctggatatttattcctaatttaaattaatatttttacgTAAATATCTTTCGTattttgtgttttatggaataagaaagtatagatctaccgaaattccataataaaacgcggaaatctttcttgctgaggaggaaacctctagggaaatgacgcagcaagtgttgcgcctcttcgaaggatcgcagtgtttgctgtgcctcttctccagccctcttttcgcacttttcagaatatttccgtgatttgtttccgtatccgtgtcattcctaaactcttccgtatgtttagtataaatagagatcttcggcctccatatttagcacgcgagtgttccgccccttctttatctgtctttgcattctagactaagctattgctttcgacgcctacgtgcttgatcaatcgaccacgtaaactcagatcattctgagtcccagtcacgttacatagaccgaccaatttgaccaactccacttttaatcaacctaataaatcttttaaatcctctaacgagggcactttccacgcatattcgagtcgagcaatcactaatgttaactttagtcaatctcgttttgtcaaacatgtaattctgagggtgtaaaatccatTCTATTATTGTACTTtcattttgtatcaattaatgtaaatctATATGAAAAGTACTTtcaaaaaccgatttaaaatctatcttttaaaaccgtatttataaaATAGCGGAAGTCAGACGtagagaagaaacgcagcagcagctgcgcctcttcgaaggatcgctgttgcgcctcttccagaggttgcttgctgcttctgctcttcttcttcttcctcgatttCCTGCAATTTtccttttctcttatttttttcgtCTTTCGTTCTCTTTGTTGTTGTTTCAGTATATAAGTTTTATTTTAACTAATCTTttttaattacaatgcttaaatcgtccttaatcccgagtaattcaatacttgcgggttttcgccgttttaattcaaattgattcttcggggtttcgacttgttcatgtcgaggttctggaatcctaatttgatacataagttttcttatTTGTCAAGTTTCGTTAATCTAACCTCAAGTTTCGTTCTTTTTGTATTTCCTACACGAGTTCATCATAATTATGTAAACCGTTGTATTTGCTCGTTTtaaattcgttttatgacttgcctagatgcatgtaatcaattaaagcacttcaattcgagtctaatattGATAATCCATcctaaatctaccaacgaacgataacgatattgcgattctgacttcacaaccAGAAGCCAACTCAATAACAGACGCAgaaagtgttgcgcctcttccagaggtcgCAACAGATGTTGCGCCTATTTTGGGTtggcttctgtctctgaactctttctcgctttgacgtagcttctaattacgattaaaatcaactattactcgtattatcacctctaatctgacgtattttccgtattttaattctaattttatttttattttattttgttcttCAAAATCCCATTTTTGAGTGTGCTTCTgtcgtagatcaaataaactttgtaattcttgtaattttaattattttaattcatttatcctatttattattatttataatttatttacttGACATTCACATGTAACTAATCTACTTTCCAACTTTGACcacattgtttgctaaaacacgtgttaaccgacatagtctaaattcacatgataggattaatctatgttgttgcattgcatgcattacatcgatgacatatcaaatatgaacgattttcctaatcattagtagaggccgctatcgaggcgaacgggattaggtgttcgaattaaagagcttcctaacgtaccctcaccccttactccagctaTCTctagacatccgtgtccattggcatctcgagactcattctagacatagaatgctaagggtaacgagttcttagtgttcatctcattactttgtgtcttgacatgatacgaggtattcgaacggtttccaatttttccacaataaattggtggcgactccacaaatgcaggcttattcaacctttcaccggtttcaatgcctcacaaatcggtaacggctcATGACGTGTTTttgcaaaccaaggttccgtgggagaagtgtcaccgcctcgaaaccaacgcgcgggtggcccatgtccacattttTATGGGTGACCTTCTGTACAAGATGACATCTATCTTGGTGCCGGTTTCGGTTGTTAGTTGCTGAATCGTCCAGACCTTGGTTGTGCTTAGGGGACTCTAACCAAATACTTTAATCTATTAAGATGAAATAAGGCTCGAGGGCTTAGTGGCAAATGAACAATTTCCACACCCTGCGGATGAAATGGGGCAGCGTGACTTACAGTTTGAGGTGCATGCCATTACGTTTGATAATGGTTAAGATGGGAAGCACAATCATCAAAGCAGAACTGATTGGGCTATAACCACGGAATATTGGAGAGAGATTTACCCGTACGCTAAGTTATTTCACCTTGATAAGGAGTGGTGTAACACCCCTACTTACCAAGGagtcttaacaagaccttcctcaATAAGTACGGGCATTACaatcttggttacccgaggtaagtatatcaaatacaccataaaagaacaattaataaTCTCTTTACAAACTTAGGTGTGTAGTCCgttattgctcgttgcgatgagcagggcttaggtgggcaaggttgcggtcccccactggcgatgaggattacctgttgcgatgggtaatctggcagggctacacacttaggtgtgtagtcggttactagaTAGTAATGGAGTTGGGAGAATGGTTATACAGTTGGATTTAATTGTATTGGTTGTTTTCTTTGTgattgtcttattttgattattcagtgaactaACCCCGTTTATGTTTTCTAAAATTATGGCGATCCATtccgggatggtgagcagattatgacaggtgatgATTTCATATTAGTTGCGGGAACaaggatgggatgtcatcacttagagtgttagcttccgctgtcacgagTTTTTAACCATTAAAGTTTTTAAACCCCTCATTTTTACGCTGTAATAtttgtatttattttgttgtataAACTGTAATTACGGGGGTTCACTCCAGTAGTGTAACATCCCGACCCAAatcgggtcgggagcggttacttatgatagcacTCCAGTCTGTGTACATAgtccacagatcaacacgggtcctttatagcgcattttgtcctcactcatgcgcatcccgggaacctttcCAGGatgtcacccatcctaagactactcccagttaagcgcttaactgtggagttcttttgcatggataaccatAAAAAAAAGtacactagtcatttaagcctatcaatagACATTTTCAATTAccgcggggtgttacaagtagTACCCCTAAACGTTAAAAAAACGTTTCAGAATACCCTTGATGCTCGAATTCTCCTATTTTAGATGTTTAGTTTATGAACTTTCAAGGAAACTTTATTTGCAAAATTGTTacagttataaatattgtttactCGTTTGGAAACATATCTTTCTTGCAAAAGTTAACGATTTAAAAACTTGAAAGTAGCTTGGTTATTTAAAAAACTCGCTTCGTCCCAATTATTTTTGTTGCCTCTGATTAAACGATAACCTTACAAAAAAATAAGACATAATTTAAAGAAAGGAAGTTGACTAAAACCACATAAGTTGGACTAAAACCACAAGTATAGCCAGTAACCCAGCATAGTATAGTCACCCCTTCCCCTAAATCTCCGTAACCAAACACAATCGGGCGGAAAACCCTGAAAAAAATGCCGACATTCACAAGAAAACACCCACCAAAATCCCTATCAACAATCCACATCACCGCACTTGACGGACTAGTCCACGTCAACTCAATCTTCACCTTAGCAGTCTTCATTGGTCTGTCATGGAACCCAAACGACCCCACCAACTCCCTCATCGAAGACCCCACCTGTCTTCCCACATCATCCTCATCCATCGCCGAAAACATCGTGACCTTCCACGTGTACTCGTTCGCGTCCTTCCTATTCTCCAGCCTGGTTGCAATGGGCCTGAAGCAGGCCATCCGGATCTCGGCCCATTACGAGTCTTATCGGGCTTTTGTGAATACAACGGTGCTCCGAATTGGGATGGTGGTATCGGCAGTGGGGTCCGCGTGTGGGTGTGTGTTTCTAATGTTGGCGCTTGTTAATGTTGTTCAGTTTAAGCTAGGGAAGTTGGGGTGTGATGGGGGACAGAGTTTGGGTGCTGTTATTCCACTTGTTTCTCTTGTGCCTGTTGGCCTCCTTGTTTATGTTGGCTTTGTGTTTTATGCTTTTACTAGGTAGTTTCGTTGAGTACATCTGATCGTATGTATTTTGATGGATCATGATGTAATTGATGTTTATGACATGAATAGAGCTTCATTTATATTGCGATGTGCTTTACCAGCTAGCTTTTTGGTCACACTGTCTGTCTGTATCAGTTGGATGGATCATGATGTGAATTGAGCTGATGTAGTTTGAATATTTTTTGATAATGAGAGATTGACTTTGGCCTAGCATTAAGATTACGCATTTTTGAATTAACATTTTGTAATTCTCCCAAAAAAATCACTGATTGCGTGTGCATGTTTTGCATTCTAGTATGTCTACCCGAGTTATCATTGATGTTAAGGGTAGAGATCTTGTCCTAAAATAAAATACATGTGTGTAAGGCTTTGCGTCTTCATTGGCAGAGATTATTGACATTCCAACTGCCAagttattgtaatactacggttttatgagtatgtgggtactctatcgagtggggcttactctgtcgaataAATATGTTTGGTATAAGAAACAGTATTCTGCCTgtacggtactcgatcgagtagccttggcactcgatcgagtaagtggcactcgatcgagtacgtgacttactcgatcgagtaagtcggttatcgggtattatttgacgggttttgttaatattgcgaattaatatataatacttcGTCGTCTTTTCCTAAACACTTCTACaaacctaaaaacacaaaaagagAGATTGCAAGTTGCGTTGTTCGtttcattcgcattattggcaaatcccggagctagaggtgtcggtttcttgtgttctttataccgttgtgatccttgcgtcaagggtaagttctacgtataatttttatagtatttggttaatattgattaaaccctaatttggggatttgggggttttatgattgtACAATcaaggtagtaattgtatgaatgtttgtataggaggagggttcgtagaagagagattttgagacagctgctagatcgtctgattctgtgattgcattacaggtagggtttccctactcggtattaattacataatgtgtggtgattgtgctatagttagtgattgttgattgattcagacggttgtgatttcgtattattgattgattcagacggttgttgattttgtgttgtgattactgtttatctgtctgtgatcttcagggtgcgtccctggctgagtggagtcacttgcgggagtgacttcacgcccttgattcgccttctgtggaactcgccacagaagggatgtgcacattaatgaacatgggtttatcgctcgatggagatgagcggggcttaggtgggaacggctgcggtcccccacttgcggtgtggagtatctgttgcgatgggtactctggcaggactacacactttcagttatgtggagattgattatggagtttggggtttgatgtgacgatcgAGCTGTTTGGCATTGTTTTATCGtggtttgtattgtgtaattagtattgtccccgttgtttgttttgtaaacctgtggtgatccattcggggatggtgagcagttattgagcaggtttgatatgatgcatgTGGGCTAgctaggatgagtcatcacttgcagttagaagagttttccgctgtgtcagacgatatcCTTTAGTTATTCAGTTTTATTAGTAGACAGTTTGGTTTTGGAAGTTGTATTTCGTTTAGCAGTTTTGGTttgaaacatgtaatcacttaaactatatttacttttaaagtacgtttctttattttcttatgatattcattgcctcgggtaaccgagatggtgacgttcctatacctgagtggtcctggtatggcacttggagtatggaggtgttacaaagtggtatcagagcgacgatcctgaaacctgtaatcaatgaacttaatgaatatagggagtcaatttaAAATGAATTCGGGGTAGAAGTTTTacgagctaatgcaaaggcttgggagatgtcttaaagtcgcgaactcgccctacgattttgaaccggtcacatggggtacgtgtcgggatcgtaTGTGTGATCTTCTTGTTTGAGTATTTATATAGTAACGTGTGGTGTGAATCGGTGGATATGTGAATGTGGAGGATGGGAGTGCGAATAAAAGATGAAGAGTATTGACTTGTATGTTGAATGAACaagcatgttgtttgttttataatATGGCATTTTAGTGATACAGAAGTAAAGTAGTTTGCTTGAATATATAAAGAATTGCGTTTATACAcatgaattgttgttgttgttgttgttgttgttatattaATAATATAAAGGTTGTATGTATAGTTGGGAAAGaaagatgaacatgcgggtagtgtttatgagtcagcatggctcgatcgagtgggtctgactcgatcgagtgggtctgactcgatcgagtggttagtttacgttttctgggcagaagcgagattttgggcactcgatcgagtatgtaggggaactcgattgagtggggccagctcgatcgagtgggttaggggctcgatcgagtgtgtgttaGAAAAGTTTCTAGTCAGATTCTGGattcgaggcactcgatcgagtaggtggggcactcggtcgagtggcctcaactcgatcgagtgggttttgctgctcgatcgagtgggttttatacaggtcgtatgcatgttttgggttatagtatgagtgtttatgtctaccttttcttatatagttacaagatgccgccaaagaaaaccgccttATATGCTAGAGTTGAGAGCATGAACATTGATGACATagtgaagatgttggagcaccaagatgctcttacggaagctttgaagagagtgggaaaggataaggaggttgatcactccaagatcagcatCTACATATCTAGGTTCagtccgaaagagtataagggaaccgaGGCACCAATTCTTCTGaataattggcatagggagatggagaatatcctggaaTTAGTTCATTGCCTggatgagttgaaagtggaacaagttgcgttctacttgagggaagcggcaggtgagtggtgggataaggtcaaggtgagtgctaggggatgtatatgaagcagggactacctgcaataccttgggatgagttcaggaaaGCGATGAGGCGTGAGtttgttgtaatactacggatttcttagtctaagtactcgaccgagtagagcctactcggccgagtagtgttgagTGTATATTCCGTTTGGcaactgccgaggaatactcggccgagtatgataaatactcgaccgagtagaggatactcggccgaatatactctatactcggtcgagtatccggtctggcgagtaatattcaacggtttgattaaggagtaATTAGGGCGTTATATAATTCCGatatcagtttctaaaacattatttacaaaacctaatcaacgtacgacgctctaatcactccaaatctctccctgtgtgtgtgtgtgtgtgcgtggACAAGCATAGCAATCGTATTCAATCTTCACCCTTTTCATCGGTAAGTCCTTATCCCCATCTTTGTAGTAATTGTTCTAGGGTtgtctttaatcatgaattgggggagATGGGATTTAAAATTAGTAATtgtgtatgtgattattgtataggcgaagacttcgtagaggagccattctagtTGCCTGATTCTCGTCATtgctgttgttgctaaggtagggtttccctactcagtctctggttgttgatttaagatgtgtttgcattgtaattgttgttatctgctgatcatcggagaaatggtgttgtggtgacgattGTGATGTTGTAGTGTTGTGACGGTtttggtgttgtgacagctgtgatgctgtggtattgtgacgattgtggatgttgtgatgattgtgttgtgttggttgtggtggagtcacttgcgggagtggcttcacaccctcgtTTGCCCTCCGTgtaacccgtcacgggaggggatgtgcacattaagggacagggatatcgctcgttgatgagcgggatttaggtggggattgactgcggtcccccactggcggcaaggattacctgttgcgatgggtaatctggcagggctacacacttcggtgtgtagtccgTTATTGTGTGAGTTTAGGAGATTGGTtaggaggatgatcagctggttacattgtatattgtcttatcttgattgaacagtactgaccccgttgttgttgttttgtggaatctgctgtgatccattcggggatggtgagcaggcttgacaggtattgcatttggtgagcttgggcggtcatgggagagTCGTCACACCAAGTTGTAGTATCACAGTTACAAGTCTTAGTTTATGATTTATGTAGTTGTTAACATTCGGATTTACTTTTTGGTCGGATTTTGGAGTATTGTAAACATTTACTTTTACAGCACTTTTAATAAATTTGTTTGGACAGACGCTtgtgatatgtactaacctcgggcaaccgagatggtaacgttctttcatgctagggtggtcctggtaaggcacctttgtatgagggggtgttacaaagtgatatcagagctgaagattccggcacctaaaataAATGGACTCAATGagcttagggagtctaaataaaatgaacctggggatagttatttggagctaccgcaaggactcgggagacgtcccggagtcgcattatggccctcactaactcgagccggtcacgGGGGATGTGTTGAGAGTTGTTTAATGTATTTGCATGTATGTTAAGGTCTAATGGTTGGAACATGTGGTAGTAGGTGAATGTGTATGTGGAACTGATGAAAGTATGTTGAGAATTGGAACGGAGTGAAAAGAATTTATATGTGAGATCTTGTGAAACGGTTTTAGCATGAAAGTGATTGGCATGTTAtattttattatgtggcattcagATTTCTGTCGTTATGTGTTTGATTGTTGGGGTAGGAAGTATGATAGGAGATACTGCGTATTGTTTTAACCCGTTTTAGCATGACTCagccgagcagggcgggtactcgaccgagtagggggtactcggccgagtaaccaggcactcgaccgagtgttgtttggcagtgagtagcaatggctactggttgtgtttactcgaccgagtacttaggtgtactcgaccgagtagggcatactcggtcgagtgctgattACACTCAACCGAGTATGAGTTTGGTGAATTTGACGTCGGCTACTGGAGtcaactactcgaccgagtatcagcaatactcgaccgagtagtccttactcgaccgagtattgttgtgtactcggccgagtgcttctttAGCGGAAGGTCACGcccattttgagccgtaggcttttgtgcttacgtttccttgtttcttatcagctcaaaatgccgcctaaAAGAACTGTCGCGCAAattcaagcttctgagatgaccaTTGATGAGAttgctcgtatgattgagcaacaagaggctcttctTGAGGCTCTCAAGAATGTGGGGAAGGGGGCGGAGAAGCCcgtggatgctactcagcttagcatcaacatcgCCCGCTTCAACCCACCCACCTATGAGGGCGTTGGGGAACCTAAGTTGCTTGAGAAGTGGCACAATGAGATGGAAAGTCTCATGGAGGTGGTCAAGTGTCCGCAGGATATGATCGTCGaacaggtagtatactacctgagaggtgaggCCGTCGtgtggtggcaaaacgtcaaAGAGGATACGAGAGCCTTCTACCAAGCTGAGGGTTTAGGCGCTATTCCCTGGCCAGgtttgaagagtgctatgagggagcagtttgtgccggagcatatccgtcacaagatGAGATCagagtttgattccttcaccatgaccgaTAATATGACAGTCaccgagtactatcaccggttcctagaGTTGTCTCGTTATGCGGAGGACATGCAGCTGGGGCAGAGGGGGTTGGCTTTTCGATTTGAGAGGGGTCTGTCCGCCAAGATCATGAACCGTTTACCAGCTGGAGTCGTCGCGGATCTTATGGATGTATATCTGCGAGCAGGTCAggctgagagaatggtggatctctcaaagGAGGTTACAGAAAGGTCTGCTACTGAGAAAAGGAAGGCTGATAGTGGAAACAACAATCAGTCGAGTAACAAGAAGGGCAACTTCAACCATGCCAGGGCTTTTtctagtggagctggtttctccgggggatctcgtggttggggaagaggtggtggtcggagtaTGAGTGACAACTCCACCCTCACTTGATTCAactgtggtggcgtaggccacaggAGGCGAGAGTGCACGAGTGCCAAGACTGGAGCAGGCTTGGGAGCTTACCAGGGAAACTTTTATCAAGGGCCGAGTCAGAGCTTTGCTAGCAATCGGCCGAGTGGATCATGGGGCAACCGGGGTGGACATAGCAACAACGACGGTTATAACCGCAACAGTAGTTGATCTtatcagcgcccgaacaacagtgtCACCCAGGATTCGACGGCCAAGCCGGGTACTTCCAACGCTTCGGTACAAGGAGGAGGGCAGAAAAGCAGTGGAAatctcttcatgatggataagcaggagGCTCAGAATGATgcacatgtagttaccggtacctttattgttcataatgtaccgtcttttgttttgtttgactcgggggcaacacattcttttgtgtctaggagtcatgcttTATCTAtgggcttgggggagtttgaacttgtaaaggatgatgtgttcataccttctggggagtctgtgtcgtgtgtCAAGTTGTATAGGGgagtgtctatgatagttggaggggtagatttaccggtagacccgctagagtttcctatggatgggtttgaggtgattgtcgggatggattgactgggtaagtatgatgccaggatagattgtcggcaaaagaaagtgtctttaaggggTCCAAAGGGTATAAAGGTGTCTTATAGAGGGTTTGTTGTTAGACCTAAGTataagttcatagctgtgatgactttaaagtcctgtttgaggaagaagttccccttgattctttgtcacgTGAGAGATAGCCGAGTAGAGTCACAGACAGCTGCTGAGATACCAGTagtgggagagtttgatgatgtctttcctgatgagataccggggttaccgccaaagagggatgttgatttcagcgtagAGCTTAAACCAGGAACAGGACCTATATCcaaagcaccataccgtatggcacctaaagaattagctgagttgaagaaacagttacatgagttgttagacaagggttatatccggccaagtgtgtcaccttggggagctccagttatgtttgtaaagaagaaagatgggagtatgacgctgtgcatcgactacagagagctaaACCGTGTcacaatgaagaacaagtatcctctgcctaggattgatgacttgtttgatcagctgagtggagcatgtgtgttttccaagatcgatctgaggtcaggttatcaccaattgaggatagcagatgaagATATTCCAAAGACAGCGTTTCGGTCCCGTTATGGACATTAttagtacgtggtgatgccttttggtttgaccaatgcaccagcagctttcatggatttgatgaatcggatctttacaccgttcttggataggtttgtggttgttttcatcgatgacatcttggtctactccaagactaagaaAGAAcatgaagagcacttgaggatggttttgcagactctgagagagaatcaactttatgccaagctatctaagtgcgagttctggttagaggaggtggcttttctgggtcatgtgatatctaagaagggggtgtctgtggatcctagcaagattgaggtcgtgaccaagtgggaatcaccgaagagtgTTGCtaagattcggagtttcttaggccttgctagCTACTACcggaggt from Silene latifolia isolate original U9 population chromosome 2, ASM4854445v1, whole genome shotgun sequence encodes the following:
- the LOC141643073 gene encoding uncharacterized protein LOC141643073 gives rise to the protein MPTFTRKHPPKSLSTIHITALDGLVHVNSIFTLAVFIGLSWNPNDPTNSLIEDPTCLPTSSSSIAENIVTFHVYSFASFLFSSLVAMGLKQAIRISAHYESYRAFVNTTVLRIGMVVSAVGSACGCVFLMLALVNVVQFKLGKLGCDGGQSLGAVIPLVSLVPVGLLVYVGFVFYAFTR